The genomic window CGTAGCGCCTCCCCTGTCACACGGGGTGTGAAGCGAATGCCCGAACTCGTGCTGTACGCGCACTGTCGCGGAGAGTTGCGGACCGGTTGACTGAAATGCCTCGAAAGAGACCGGCCGGGCCGCCGGCTCCCCCTCGTACAGTGCGGTGGCCCTGGCCGGGCGGAACCGGGGCGACCAAGTGCCGGGGGCTGTCCGCGTCAGGTGCGGAGGCTTGCGCCCGCAAGGGGCGTGGGGAACCGCGCGACCAGCCACGAACCACTCGCGGCCGGCATCCCTGCGCGGTCCCCCACGATGTGCGCCCACCCTAACTACGCAGCACGGCCCCCGTGCGCTCGCCCGCGAGCGCAACCGCCGCGTCCCGAGCCGCCGAAGCCTCGTCGACGGTCAACGTACGATCCCCGGCCCTGAAGCGGAGCGCATACGCCAGCGACTTCCGCCCGTCACCCAGCTGCTCCGCGTTCTCGTAGACGTCGAACAGCCGGATACCCTCGAGCAGTTCACCCGCGCCCTCACGCAGCGCGGCCTCCACCTCGGCGTGCGGCACGAACGTGTCGACCACGAGCGCGACATCCTGCGTGGCGACGGGGAACGAGGAGATGCTCGGCGCCAGCGGGATGCTGTCCCCCACCTGCTCCAGGGCGTCCAGGTCGATCTCCATCGCGGCGGTACGGGCCGGCAGCCCGAGCGCCTTGACCACGCGCGGGTGCAGCTCACCGGCGTGACCCACGACCCGCTCGGTGTCACCGTCGACGACCACGAACTCGGCGCACCGCCCCGGGTGCCACGGGCCGTACTGCCCCTGTCGGACGATCAGCTCCGCACCGGCCTCGCGCGCGACCGCGCGCCCCGCCTCGATCGTGTCGGCCCAGTCGGCGGCGCGACCCTTGCCCCACCAGCCGGCCTGCTCGCGGGCCCCGGCGAGGACGACGGCGACGTGGCGCGGCTGCTCGGGCAGCGCGGCGTTCAGCGTCGCGATCTCCTCGTCGGTGGGCCGGCGGTCGACCGGCAGCGCGACGGCGACGCGCTGCCCCTCACGCGGGAGGAACACCAGGCCGGTCTCGAACAGGGCCAGATCGTGCGAGCCACGGCCGTCGTTGCGCCGCAGGGCGCCCAACAGGCCCGGCAGCAGCGACGTGCGGAGCGCGGGCTCCTCGTCGTTCAGCGGGTTGGTGAGCTTGACGACGCGGCGGGCCGGGTCGTCGGCGTCCAGGCCGAGCTGGTCGAAGACCTGCTCACCGATGAACGGGTAGTTGGGCGCCTCGACGTACCCGGCGCCGGCCAGGACCCGGCCGACCCTGCGGTGCAGCCGCTGCCGCAGGGTGAGCCCGCGGCCCGCCGGGGGCCTGGGCAGCGTGGAGGGCAGGTTCTCGTAGCCCTCAAGACGGATGACCTCCTCCGCCAGATCATTCGGATCGGTGAGGTCGGGCCGCCAGGACGGCACGGTGACGATCAGCTCGTCCTGCCCGTAGACGTCGCAACCGACCTCCTGGAGACGGCGTACGACGGTCTCACGGCCGTAGGTGACGCCCGCGACCTTGTCCGGGTGGTCCGCCGGGATCGTGATCGTGCGGGGCGCGGACGGGGCGATCACCTCGGTGACGCCCGCGTCGGCCGTGCCGCCCGCGAGGAGCACGAGCAGGTCGACCGTGCGCTGGGCGGCGGCGGCCGCGGCCAGCGGGTCGACGCCGCGCTCGAAGCGGCGGGACGCCTCCGACGACAGCTTGTGCCGGCGGGCCGTGCGCGCGATGGCGACCTGGTCGAAGTGGGCGGCCTCGATGACGATGTCGCTGGAGGCGTTCTCCACATCGTCGTGATCGGCGATCTCCGTGTTGGCGCCGCCCATGACACCGGCGAGGCCGATGGGGCCGCGGTCGTCGGTGATCACCAGGTCCTCGGCGTGCAGGGTGCGCGTGGCACCGTCGAGGGTGACGATCTTCTCGCCCTCCTCGGCCCGGCGCACACCGATCGTGCCCTGGACGAGGGAGCGGTCGTAGGCGTGCAGCGGCTGGCCCAGTTCCATCATCACGTAGTTGGTGATGTCGACGGCGAGGGAGATCGGGCGCATACCGACCTTCTGCAGCCGGCGCTTGAGCCAGATCGGGGAGCGCGTCTCCGGGTCGAGACCGGTGACGGTGCGGGCGGTGAAGCGGTCGCAGCCGATGGGGTCGGAGACCTGGACGGGGTGGCCGAACGCGTTCGGGCCAGGTACGTCGAGGAGCGCCGGGTCGCGCAGCGGCAGGCCGTAGGCGATGGCGGTCTCGCGGGCGACGCCACGGATCGACAGGCAGTAGCCGCGGTCGGGCGTGACGGCGATGTCGAGGACCTCGTCGACCAGCTCGAGCAGCTCGATCGCGTCCTTGCCGACCTCGGTCTCCGGCGGCAGCACGATGATGCCCTTGGTGCCGTCGTCGCCCATGCCCAGCTCGTCGCTGGAGCAGATCATGCCGTGCGAGGTGCGGCCGTAGGTCTTGCGGGCGGAGATCGCGAAGCCGCCCGGCAGTTCGGCGCCGGGCAGGACGACCACGACCTTGTCGCCGACCGCGAAGTTGCGGGCGCCGCAGACGATCTCCTGGGGCTCGCCCGTGCCGTTGGCGGTGCCGACGTCGACGGTGCAGAAGCGGATCGGCTTCTTGAACTCCGTCAGCTCCTCGATGGTCAGCACCTGGCCGACGACGAGGGGGCCCTTGAGGCCGTCGCCGAGCTGCTCGACCGTCTCGACCTCGAGGCCGGCCGAAATGAGCTTGGCCTGGACGTCACGGCCGGTCTCGGTGGCCGGCAGGTCGACGTACTCCCGCAGCCAAGAAAGCGGGACCCGCATCAGATCTCCATCCCGAACGGCCGGGTGAACCGGACGTCACCCTCGACCATGTCTCGCATGTCTTCGACGTTGTGGCGGAACATCAGCATCCGCTCGATGCCGAACCCGAAGGCGAATCCGCTGTACTTCTCGGGGTCGACGCCGCAGGCGGTGAGCACGCGCGGGTTGACCATGCCGCAGCCGCCCAGCTCGATCCAGCCCTCGCTGGAGCAGGTGCGGCAGGGCCGGTCGGGGTTGCCGACGGAGGTGCCCTTGCAGACGTAGCAGAGCATGTCCATCTCGGCGGACGGCTCGGTGAAGGGGAAGAAGTTCGGCCGGAGCCGGGTCTTCATGCCCTCGCCGAACAGCGACTGGACCATGTGGTCGAGGGTGCCCTTGAGGTCGGCCATGGTCAGGCCCTCGTCGACGGCCAGCAGCTCGACCTGGTGGAAGACCGGCGTGTGGGTGGCGTCCAGCTCGTCGGTGCGGTACACGCGGCCGGGACAGATCACGTAGACCGGCAGCTCGCGGTCGAGCAGGGAGCGGATCTGCACGGGCGAGGTGTGGGTGCGCAGCACGACACCGGACTCGGTGCCGCCGTCCGGACCCTGCACGAAGAAGGTGTCGGCCTCGCCGCGGGCCGGGTGGTCCGGGCCGATGTTCAGGGCGTCGAAGTTGAACCACTCGGCTTCGACCTGCGGGCCTTCGGCGACCTCGTAGCCCATGGCCACGAAGATGTCCTCGATGCGCTCCGACAGCGTGGTGAGCGGGTGGCGGGCGCCGGCCGGTACGCGGTCGTAGGGCAGCGTGACGTCCACGGCCTCCTCGACCAGCACCCGGGCGTCGCGCTCGGCCTCCAGCTCGGTCTGGCGGGCGGCGAGGCCCTTGTTCACCGCACCGCGGGCCTGGCCGACGAGCTTGCCGGCGGCGGCCTTGGCGTGCGGGGGCAGGGCGCCGATCTCGCGGTTGGCGAGGGCCAGCGGCGAGTTGCCCCCGGTGTGGGCGACCTTGGCCTCCTGGAGCGCGTCGAGGGAGTCCGCGGCGGCGAAGGCGGCGAGCGCCTCGTCCCGCATGCGCTCGATCTCTTCCGGTTTCAAGGCCTCGACCTCTACAGGGTCGTACGACTTATTCGGTGCCGACATCTCTTCCCGTGCTTCCGATTGGCTGGCTGAAGGTCCCCGTACCGACTCGTGGACAGATCGTCACGGTTTTTGGGACACAAAGGTGCCAAAGGCCGAGTCTAACGGGGTGGAGGTGTACGAACGCGCCCGTGGTGCTTCAGGCCAGATAGGCCGGGGCCGCCACGGGCAACGTAAATCGGAACTCGGCGCCGCCGCCGGCGGCGCGTCCGACCGTGATGGTGCCGCCGTGGGCTTCGACGATGCCCTTGACGATGTACAGCCCGAGGCCCGTGCCGCCGCGCTTGCTGCCCCGCCAGAAGCGGGTGAAGACGCGGTTCATGGACTCCTCCGGGATGCCGGCGCCCTCGTCGCTCACGGTGACCGACGTGCCGGTGTCCTCTCCCTCCCGGGGAGACGCGGCAGGCGTGACGTCAATCGTGACGGTTCCCTCGCCGTGCCGCACCGCATTTTCGAGGAGGTTGCTCAGCACCTGGTCGATCTTGTCCGGGTCGGCCCACAGATCGGGCAGTGGCTGCTCGATCCGCACCAGGAACCGGTCGGCGGGCTGTCCCGCGGCGACGTACGCCTGGATGTGCCGTCCGACGGCCGCGCCTATGTCGACGGGCTGCCGCCGCACTTCGAGCCGCCCGGAGTCGATCCTCGAAATGTCGAGCAGCTCGGCGATGAGACGTGTGACCCGATTGGCATCGGCGTCCACGGTCTCCAGCATCAGCTTCTTCTGGTCGTCGGTGAACCGCTCCCATTTGGCGAGCAGCGTCGCGGTGAACCCCTTGACCGACGTCAGCGGCGAGCGCAGTTCGTGGGCCACCGTGGCGATCAGTTCGGCGTGGCTGCGCTCGGTGCGGCGCCGGGCCTCGGTGTCGCGGAGGGAGACGACGACCCGGCGGACGGGTCCGGTGGGCTCCGTACGGATGTAGCGGGCCGATACGAGGATCTCGCGCGCCCCGGGGAGGAGCAGGTTCCGCTCGGGCTGTCCGACCCGGATCGCGAGCCCCCCGTACGGGTCGGTCAGCTGCCACCAGCGGCGGCCTTCCAGGTCTTCTAACGGGAGGGCCCATTCGAGCGGGCGGCCGAGGGCTTCGGCGGCGGGAGTGGCGGTGATGCGGGCGGCGGCGGCGTTGAAGCAGATCACGCGGCCGTTCTCGTCGGCCACGACCAGTCCGTCGGGCAGGTCGTCGGGGTCGATGCCGAGCTCGGCGAGATCACCGTGCCGGGCCGCGGATGTGGCGCGCACGTCCCGTGCCCCCAGTGTGCTGCTCGTGCCGACCCTCATCCCCGTACCCCACCTCTCGCGTTGTGCAGTGGGCCCCCGAGCCCGTCACCCTACTAGCTGGGAGTGACGGTGCGGCACCCTCCGAAGGCGCGCTGTGCACGGGCGGACGCGTAGAGACATACGGCGGCGGCGGTCGCCAGGTTCAGGCTCTCCGCCTTTCCGTGGATGGGCACGCGGACGACGGCGTCGGCCAGCCCTCGCGTCTCCTCGGGGAGCCCCCACGCCTCGTTCCCGAACACCCAGGCCGTGGGCCCTCCCATGGTCCCCTGGTCCAGCTCGGCGTCGAGATCGTTCTCGCCCGCCCCGTCGGCGGCGAGAATCCGCACCCCGGCGCTCCTGAGCCCGGCCACGGCTGCCTCGACCGGCACCCCCACGGCGACCGGCAGATGGAACAACGAGCCGACGGACGCCCGCACGGCCTTGGGGTTGTAGAGGTCCACGGACGCGTCGGTGAGCACGACCGCCTCCGCGCCGGCCGCGTCGGCACACCGCAGTACGGTGCCGGCGTTCCCGGGGTCACGGACGTGCGCGAGCACGGCGACGAGCTTGGGCCTGGCGGCGAGGATCTCCTCGAACGGTGTATCGAGGAACCGGCAGATCCCGACCACCCCCTGCGGCGTGACGGTCGTGGAGATGTCGGAGATGACCGCCTCGTCCGCGAGATGCACCCGCGCCCCGGCCGCGTGGGCCTCCCCCACGATGTCGGCGTACCGCTCCGCGGCCTCGACCGTCGCGAACAGCTCGACAAGGGTCGGCACACCGTCCACCTGATGCCCAGCCGCCTCCCGCACGGCCTGCGGCCCCTCCGCCAGAAACAGACGGTCCTTCCCCCGGAAGTTCCGCTTCGCGAGCCGCCGCGCGGCGGAGACACGGGCGGAGCGAGGGGAGATCAACTCGGGGGCGGGGGGCATGGGTCACCTTCGGGTTCGGGTGAGTGGGGTGGATGGGGCGCCTGAGAACTCGGGGGTTCGGTTCATTGGCGAGTGCGGGTCCGTCGTGGCTGCTCGCGCCCCTGAGAGACACGGCCCCTGCTCTTCAGGGGCGCGGGGAACAGCGCGAGAAGCCCCACCCAGCCGCAGCCGAAGAGCCGCCCAGAAAACGCCCGGACCCGCAGGCGGCGATCAGCCTGCGGGTCCGGTTCACATCACACGCGGCTCAAGCCAGCGCAGCGTTCACGCTGCCTTGGGCGCGTTCACATCCGCCGGCAGCGCCTTCTGGGCGACCTCGACCAGCGCGGCGAAGGCCGTGGCGTCGTTGACGGCCAGCTCGGCGAGGATCTTGCGGTCGACCTCGACGTTCGCGGCCTTCAGACCCTGGATGAAGCGGTTGTAGGTGATGCCGTTGGCGCGGGCAGCGGCGTTGATGCGCTGGATCCACAGCTGACGGAAGTCGCCCTTGCGCTTCTTGCGGTCGTTGTAGTTGTAGACCAGCGAGTGGGTGACCTGCTCCTTGGCCTTGCGGTACAGGCGCGAACGCTGACCGCGGTAGCCGGAGGCCTGCTCGAGGATCGCCCGGCGCTTCTTGTGGGCGTTGACTGCCCGCTTGACGCGTGCCACTTGTTAACTCCTTGTAGCGGGGCCGTGGGTGTCGTCACACGGCCCGGAATCGATTGGGTCCCGGTCCAGACGTACGGCGCGAAGTGATCGACGGACGATCGGGCGCCGCTCCGTCACTTGCCGAGAAGCTTCTTGATCTTCGCGGCGTCGCCCGGGGCCATCTCGGCGTTGCCGGTGAGGCGACGCGTCACGCGGGACGACTTGTGCTCGAGCAGGTGGCGCTTGCCGGCGCGCTCACGGAGCACCTTGCCGGAGCCGGTGATCTTGAAGCGCTTGCTGGCACCGCTGTGCGACTTGTTCTTCGGCATAGCGCCGTTCTCTCCTCGTCAGTGGCGCTCCGGTGCCCGGTCGCTAAACCGGGCACGACGGAACGTCATTTCTATCGGTTGACACCCTGGACTCGGCGTCCAGGGCTTCCCCCGGACTCGCGTCCCGGGGATTTACGCCTCGGCAGGCTCCTCGGCCGGCGCCTCGACCTCGACCTCGTCGGAGTCGTCAGCGTCGGAGTCGGCGGCGTTCTGCGACTTGCCAGGGTTGGCCTTCGCTTCCGCCTTCCGGGCTTCCTGCGCCTGACGGGCCTCGGCCATCGCCTCGGTCTTCTTCTTGTGCGGACCGAGAACCATGATCATGTTTCGGCCGTCCTGCTTCGGGTTCGACTCGATGAACCCGAGGTCCTCGACGTCCGAAGCGAGACGCTGCAGCAGTCGGTAGCCCAGTTCGGGCCGGGACTGCTCGCGACCACGGAACATGATCGTGATCTTGACCTTGTCGCCCTGCTTGAGGAACCGGACGACGTGACCCTTCTTGGTGTCATAGTCGTGCGGGTCGATCTTCGGCCGGAGCTTCATCTCCTTGATGACCGTGTGCGCCTGGTTCTTGCGCGCCTCACGGGCCTTCATGGCCGACTCGTACTTGAACTTCCCGTAGTCCATGAGCTTGCAGACCGGCGGACGCGCGTTCGCGGCCACCTCGACCAGGTCGAGGTCGTACTCCTGCGCAAGCTCCAGGGCCTTGGCAAGCGGAACAATCCCGACCTGCTCGCCGCTGGGACCGACAAGTCGCACCTCGGGAACGCGAATCCGGTCGTTGATGCGGGGCTCGGCGCTGATGGATCCTCCTCGGTAGCACCACACGACGGTCTGGCGGACCGCCGCGTTATGTCTGGTTGACATGGGGACCAACCGTCGGGAGCCATGAAAAATGCCCCGGACGGGACACAGGCGGGGCTCCATGTACTGCCGGAGCACCGCCGCGGGTGTGCCGCGGGGCGCAATCTCGGACGACTCCACCGTCCGTACGGAACGGTGGGGGCCGTCTGACCGGGTGACCTGCCGTCCCGGAGAACAGTCAGGTGGGAGTTCGGAGCCTCCACTTGCGGGCCGGACACACAGGTGTCCAGCCGGTCGTAGGAACAACCATACCGGGTTGAAACCTGAGGTGCCAATCGGGGCGCAGCGGCCTCCCGCAGGTCGGGGCGTACGCGCCGGGGCCTATCGTGTGGGGCATGAGTGAGACCCCTCCTGAGAACCCCGACTTCGACTCGATGACCCGCGACATCGCCGAGGTCCCCGCGGTCGAGGTGATCGTGACGGTCGCCGTCAATCTGATGAGCGCCGCCGCGGTGAAGCTCGGTCTGACGGAGGAGGGCGACAAGTACAAGGACCTGGACGAGGCCCGCAAGCTGGTGCACGCCCTCGCGGGTCTGCTGGACGCGTCCGCGACCGAGATCAGCTCCTTCCACGCGGCCCCGCTGCGCGACGGTCTGAAGTCGCTGCAGCTGGCATTCCGTGAGGCGTCACTCGTGCCCGACGAGCCGGGCCAGGGTCCGGGCGAGAAGTACACGGGCCCGATCTACGGCTGAGCCTTCGGTCCCGCTCTCACGGGCGTACGTACAAGGGCTCGCCCGGTGGCGTCGCCCCGGCCGGCAGCAGTGCCAGGTCGAGGCCGCGTACCAGGCGGGCCCGCAGTGTTTCGTCGGCGGCGAGCCGCCCGGCGAGGGACTGCGCGGTCTCGGCCGGGCCGGCGGACGGGTCGAGGACGAGGGCCAGGATGCCGTCGGCGCGGCCGGGGCCGAGGTGGGCGCGGAGCACGGCCGGCTCGGCGGCGACGGCGGCGCGTACGGCGTCGAGGACGACGGGGTCGGCGAGCGGGTCGGTGGTGGTGCGTCCCTCGGCGAGCGCGAGCAGCGAGCGGCCGGTCAGCTCGTAGGGGACGGGCCCGGCGAGGTCGAGCACGATCGTGTCGGCCTTCTCGTGCGCGGCGGCCTGCAGGGCCTGGTGCAGGGGTACGGCGACGGGGCGGGCGGCGGGGTCCCAGCGGGCGAGGGAGTCGGTGGAGGTGAAGGCGGGCAGGGCCGTGCGGCCGTCGGCCTTCAGGGTGGGGACGGCCATGTCGCTGGTCTTCTCGCGGCGCAAGCCGTTCTCATCCACCTCGACCTCGCCGAGCACGGCCACGACGGGGACGAGCAGGCGGGCGCCCTTGAGC from Streptomyces sp. DSM 40750 includes these protein-coding regions:
- the pheS gene encoding phenylalanine--tRNA ligase subunit alpha, translating into MSAPNKSYDPVEVEALKPEEIERMRDEALAAFAAADSLDALQEAKVAHTGGNSPLALANREIGALPPHAKAAAGKLVGQARGAVNKGLAARQTELEAERDARVLVEEAVDVTLPYDRVPAGARHPLTTLSERIEDIFVAMGYEVAEGPQVEAEWFNFDALNIGPDHPARGEADTFFVQGPDGGTESGVVLRTHTSPVQIRSLLDRELPVYVICPGRVYRTDELDATHTPVFHQVELLAVDEGLTMADLKGTLDHMVQSLFGEGMKTRLRPNFFPFTEPSAEMDMLCYVCKGTSVGNPDRPCRTCSSEGWIELGGCGMVNPRVLTACGVDPEKYSGFAFGFGIERMLMFRHNVEDMRDMVEGDVRFTRPFGMEI
- the pheT gene encoding phenylalanine--tRNA ligase subunit beta, translated to MRVPLSWLREYVDLPATETGRDVQAKLISAGLEVETVEQLGDGLKGPLVVGQVLTIEELTEFKKPIRFCTVDVGTANGTGEPQEIVCGARNFAVGDKVVVVLPGAELPGGFAISARKTYGRTSHGMICSSDELGMGDDGTKGIIVLPPETEVGKDAIELLELVDEVLDIAVTPDRGYCLSIRGVARETAIAYGLPLRDPALLDVPGPNAFGHPVQVSDPIGCDRFTARTVTGLDPETRSPIWLKRRLQKVGMRPISLAVDITNYVMMELGQPLHAYDRSLVQGTIGVRRAEEGEKIVTLDGATRTLHAEDLVITDDRGPIGLAGVMGGANTEIADHDDVENASSDIVIEAAHFDQVAIARTARRHKLSSEASRRFERGVDPLAAAAAAQRTVDLLVLLAGGTADAGVTEVIAPSAPRTITIPADHPDKVAGVTYGRETVVRRLQEVGCDVYGQDELIVTVPSWRPDLTDPNDLAEEVIRLEGYENLPSTLPRPPAGRGLTLRQRLHRRVGRVLAGAGYVEAPNYPFIGEQVFDQLGLDADDPARRVVKLTNPLNDEEPALRTSLLPGLLGALRRNDGRGSHDLALFETGLVFLPREGQRVAVALPVDRRPTDEEIATLNAALPEQPRHVAVVLAGAREQAGWWGKGRAADWADTIEAGRAVAREAGAELIVRQGQYGPWHPGRCAEFVVVDGDTERVVGHAGELHPRVVKALGLPARTAAMEIDLDALEQVGDSIPLAPSISSFPVATQDVALVVDTFVPHAEVEAALREGAGELLEGIRLFDVYENAEQLGDGRKSLAYALRFRAGDRTLTVDEASAARDAAVALAGERTGAVLRS
- a CDS encoding SseB family protein is translated as MANKNIPDPGFSDDDGSADPRLSAALAAWAEDRTAVGPVLAALKGARLLVPVVAVLGEVEVDENGLRREKTSDMAVPTLKADGRTALPAFTSTDSLARWDPAARPVAVPLHQALQAAAHEKADTIVLDLAGPVPYELTGRSLLALAEGRTTTDPLADPVVLDAVRAAVAAEPAVLRAHLGPGRADGILALVLDPSAGPAETAQSLAGRLAADETLRARLVRGLDLALLPAGATPPGEPLYVRP
- the infC gene encoding translation initiation factor IF-3 produces the protein MSTRHNAAVRQTVVWCYRGGSISAEPRINDRIRVPEVRLVGPSGEQVGIVPLAKALELAQEYDLDLVEVAANARPPVCKLMDYGKFKYESAMKAREARKNQAHTVIKEMKLRPKIDPHDYDTKKGHVVRFLKQGDKVKITIMFRGREQSRPELGYRLLQRLASDVEDLGFIESNPKQDGRNMIMVLGPHKKKTEAMAEARQAQEARKAEAKANPGKSQNAADSDADDSDEVEVEAPAEEPAEA
- a CDS encoding DUF1844 domain-containing protein, which translates into the protein MSETPPENPDFDSMTRDIAEVPAVEVIVTVAVNLMSAAAVKLGLTEEGDKYKDLDEARKLVHALAGLLDASATEISSFHAAPLRDGLKSLQLAFREASLVPDEPGQGPGEKYTGPIYG
- a CDS encoding TrmH family RNA methyltransferase; this encodes MPPAPELISPRSARVSAARRLAKRNFRGKDRLFLAEGPQAVREAAGHQVDGVPTLVELFATVEAAERYADIVGEAHAAGARVHLADEAVISDISTTVTPQGVVGICRFLDTPFEEILAARPKLVAVLAHVRDPGNAGTVLRCADAAGAEAVVLTDASVDLYNPKAVRASVGSLFHLPVAVGVPVEAAVAGLRSAGVRILAADGAGENDLDAELDQGTMGGPTAWVFGNEAWGLPEETRGLADAVVRVPIHGKAESLNLATAAAVCLYASARAQRAFGGCRTVTPS
- the rplT gene encoding 50S ribosomal protein L20, giving the protein MARVKRAVNAHKKRRAILEQASGYRGQRSRLYRKAKEQVTHSLVYNYNDRKKRKGDFRQLWIQRINAAARANGITYNRFIQGLKAANVEVDRKILAELAVNDATAFAALVEVAQKALPADVNAPKAA
- the rpmI gene encoding 50S ribosomal protein L35, whose protein sequence is MPKNKSHSGASKRFKITGSGKVLRERAGKRHLLEHKSSRVTRRLTGNAEMAPGDAAKIKKLLGK
- a CDS encoding sensor histidine kinase, whose translation is MRVGTSSTLGARDVRATSAARHGDLAELGIDPDDLPDGLVVADENGRVICFNAAAARITATPAAEALGRPLEWALPLEDLEGRRWWQLTDPYGGLAIRVGQPERNLLLPGAREILVSARYIRTEPTGPVRRVVVSLRDTEARRRTERSHAELIATVAHELRSPLTSVKGFTATLLAKWERFTDDQKKLMLETVDADANRVTRLIAELLDISRIDSGRLEVRRQPVDIGAAVGRHIQAYVAAGQPADRFLVRIEQPLPDLWADPDKIDQVLSNLLENAVRHGEGTVTIDVTPAASPREGEDTGTSVTVSDEGAGIPEESMNRVFTRFWRGSKRGGTGLGLYIVKGIVEAHGGTITVGRAAGGGAEFRFTLPVAAPAYLA